A region of the Cyanobium usitatum str. Tous genome:
TTGCGGCCCGCTCATGGCCCATGACCGCTGCCAGCAGGTGGAGTTGTGGCTCCTGGCGGGGAAGCCCCGCCGCGCCCAGTGGTGCATGGCCGGCGCCCTGCGGCGCTTCCCCGCTGATAAGGAGGTGTTGACCCTGGCCAGTGATGTCTGCCGACTGCGCGGCCAGCGGCGGCGGTCCCTGGCCTATGCCCGCTTGCTGGTCCAGCGCCAACCCCTCAGCTGGCGTGGCTATGCCCGGGGCGCGGAGGAACTGCTGCTGCTGGAGCGGCCTGCTGAAGCCCGCCAGCTGATCGAGCAGGCTCGCGAACGGATGGCCTTGCCCGAGCTCGCCGTTCGCCGTGCCGCTGGTATGCGGCTGGATGTGTGTGAGCGCTATCTCTCAAACGCGCGAACCACTCGGCTCATTAAGGCTTGGCAGGCCTGCCAGGTGTGGCACGACCCCTTTGGCCGCCGGATGCCTCTGCCGATGCGGGTGCCCGGTGTGCCTGCGATCAGCATGCCTTCGCCAGCTCCGCTGGCGTGTCCCCAGCCGATCCAGTACTGGAGCCAGGGGGAGCCCCCCGCCGATGTGCAGGCGCTCAGCGCGGCCTGGAACATCCTGCTCACTGGCCTGGGCCTGGATCCGATTCAGTGCTTTGACCGCTCTTCGGCACTGGCCTGGATCAGCGAATGGGCGCCGGATTTTCAACTGCCGTTTGAAACCGCGTTTCACGTTGCGGTGGAAGCCGATGTGTTCCGGCTGGCCTATGCCTCGCAGCGTGACTGCCTCTATCTAGATGCCGATCTGGCACCAGGCTTGTCGTCTGCCTCGGCCTTGAAGGTGCTCCTGCACACCGGCCACAGTGCTCTCTTCATCCGGTCGGAACGTCCCACTATCTCGAATTGCTTTTTCCTGGCGCGTCAGGGCTGCCCCTTCTTTGCGCTTGCGGCCCGCAGCGGGGTGAGGCTCGATTTCCGGCGCCTACGCAGGCATGTCAACACGGTGATGAATACCTTTGGCCCGGATAAATACAACTACTGCCTGCGTCATCTTTTCTCCACCAATCCCGATCCGGTTCAGGTGGCTCGCCTGGCTCCCGGCCTGGTGCAACTGCGCACCAACCGGTTCGGCCTTGGCTTGGTGAATGATCAGGTGATCTCCGCTCGCGAGCCAGCAGATCTGGCCTACAAGCAAACTGATCAGCATTGGATCCGGGCGATCGGCTAGGCGGGATCAGGGCGGGGCGGATCGTTGCTCCCGGGCTGTTGGTAGCGCGCATAGCTCTTCAATCCCCACCAGGCCCACTCGTCGGCATTGAGCCCGGCTGCCGCACCCATCAGCCGCCCGAGTTCTTCGCCGTAGTGGCGGAACAGCTGCAGTTTGGCCGCCGCTTCGGCCGGGCTGAGATTGGCGGGCTGATCGCGGCTGCAGTACGTGAGAAACCAGGCTCTGCCGTAGCCCTTAGCCGCTGCAAATTGGCGCACGGCTTCCGCGGTGGCCTGGTGATCGGCATGGTCGCCGGGATTGGTGCTGGCGGCGTAGTCGCCGCAGTGGATCCAGGTGGCGGTTGCCAGCACCCGGGGGTGATGGGCTCGGCGCTCACGCACCACGATGCGCGCCAGGGTGGAGCAGAGGTCATCCCAGCTGCGGTAGCGGCTGGAGCCATCCACCGCCGGCAGCGCTTTGCCCTGATCGCGCAGGCGGCTCAGGGAACGGTGGCGGTGCACGTCAAACCCCCTGCCCTGTTTGCCGCCATCGGCGCAGCGCAGGAAGTAGAGCACCGCGTGGCCGCAGCTGTAGCGCTGCAGGCCGTGGCCTTTCACCTTCGGCCGGCTGATCAGCAGCGGCGGATTGCCCAGCCGCTGCCGCACCGCCATCACCGTGGCCAGTTCCCGCGCCTCCCACCAGCCGTCGCTTTCTCCCGCATCGCCGGCGGTGGTGTGGATGAACACCACGGGCCTGCTCGGATCGGCCAGGTGCCGGGCCGCCTCATCACCGTGGAACAGCATCCAGTCGTCCTGATGTGCCACCACATGCACATGCAGCGTCATGGCCGTACCCCCAGCTTCCAGTCGCGCGGGTCGTTGCAGCTCTGATAGCTGGCGTGGCAGGAAAAGGGCACCCCGAAAAGTTCGCGGTAGGCCCCGGTGTCGAGCAGCAGCAGCTTCCAGCCCGACCACTCCAGCTGGGGCAGGCGCAGGCCCTGCCAGTCGAGCGGCTTCAGCAGGGTTTCTGGGTTGGCCAGCAGTTCATCCACCAACTGGCTCACCAGTTCTGGCCCCAGCCGGTGAATGCCCCCCGGCGTGCCCACCAGCTCGCTGGCCAGGCCGTCGAGGGTCTGGCGGTAGGCCGCCAGCCAGCGCTGCATGAATGGATGGCCCGGTGGTGCCCAAAGGCAGCAATTCACCACGTAGTGGCGGCAGTCGCCCGGCCGGCGCACCGCATTGACGCAGAGGGCCAGGGTGCGGTCGCTCCAGCAGTGCTGGGCCAGCGCCCGCCAGCGCGCCACGGCGTTGTCCTCTGTGGGAGTGGGGGTGTCGCAGTCGAGATAGATGCCCCCCCGGGTGGCCACGCTCAGCACCCGCAGGAAGTCTGATTGCATCGCCGGGTGCCAGCAGCGCTGGAAGCGCTCGGGATCTTTGCTGTCGCCAATCTCGCTGGTCCATTTCAGCCCGCCCTCGGCATCGAGGCGCAGCGGTTGCAGCTCCGGCAGCAGGGCCAGCCATGCTCCGAGCATGGCTTCTATGTCGCCTGGCACCGGCTCTCCCTGCCAATACTGCAGTAGCGGCACCGGTTCGATGCTGCTAGCCGCGGCGAAACCCATGGCTCCTGGGGCGCGGCCCGCCAGCTGGCTCAGAGCCAGCAGCCGCTCCTGCCGGCCCAGCCCATCGAGCTCGGGGAGCCGCAACAGGGCCAGATCGTCGCCGCTGGCATCCCCCAGCAGCTGCAGCCAGCTGTGCAGCCGGCGCCCCTTGCGGCTGAAGGCCATCAGCACCCCCAGGGCCGGGTCCTCCACCGGCTCCAGCAGGGCCAGCCGCAGCAGCAGGGGCAGGAAGCTGTCGTCGTAGGCCGGGGCCACCGTGAAGCTGGGGTCGCCGCAACCCGCCGCCAGCACCAGCCCCCGCCAGCGGCGCGGCCGGCTGCGCAGGCTGGCCAGCCACGCTTTGAGGCCCTCGCCTGAGGGGGCCAGCCGCCGCAGGCCGTCCATCTCCCGGTCCAGATCCAGGCGTGCTTCGATCCGCTCCGGCTGGCCCCGGCTAGCCGCCAGGGGGCCGATCAAGGCGCTGCCCCGCTGGTTGCTGGGCCGCTCGATCCGCTGCTGCTGGCCATCGGCCCAGTGCAGCTCAATCTCAGTGAGCAGTGCCCGCACCGGGCGGGGATGGTGGCATCGCAGCTCCAGGCCAGCGGCGCCCGCTTTGATCGCCCACTCCTCTGCTATCACTGCTTCCCCCCTGCCCGCAGTGGTGCCAGAAAGTCTCGCCGCTGCTCCGCTGTCAGCCAGGGCTTCGGCGCCCGGGGGTAGCCCTGGCGCCGCAGCTCCAGGAACACCTCCCGGTTGCTG
Encoded here:
- a CDS encoding tetratricopeptide repeat protein encodes the protein MLKAKVLRRGVQQQLKAGALEAAADGLTAALGLYPGNGRLLQLAGDLVRRRRGPLVALGRGEQAQAWLGQALHRRPADPVLLRAARDLWRAMGDGEAALRFCQRLARCGPLMAHDRCQQVELWLLAGKPRRAQWCMAGALRRFPADKEVLTLASDVCRLRGQRRRSLAYARLLVQRQPLSWRGYARGAEELLLLERPAEARQLIEQARERMALPELAVRRAAGMRLDVCERYLSNARTTRLIKAWQACQVWHDPFGRRMPLPMRVPGVPAISMPSPAPLACPQPIQYWSQGEPPADVQALSAAWNILLTGLGLDPIQCFDRSSALAWISEWAPDFQLPFETAFHVAVEADVFRLAYASQRDCLYLDADLAPGLSSASALKVLLHTGHSALFIRSERPTISNCFFLARQGCPFFALAARSGVRLDFRRLRRHVNTVMNTFGPDKYNYCLRHLFSTNPDPVQVARLAPGLVQLRTNRFGLGLVNDQVISAREPADLAYKQTDQHWIRAIG
- a CDS encoding PIG-L family deacetylase, translated to MTLHVHVVAHQDDWMLFHGDEAARHLADPSRPVVFIHTTAGDAGESDGWWEARELATVMAVRQRLGNPPLLISRPKVKGHGLQRYSCGHAVLYFLRCADGGKQGRGFDVHRHRSLSRLRDQGKALPAVDGSSRYRSWDDLCSTLARIVVRERRAHHPRVLATATWIHCGDYAASTNPGDHADHQATAEAVRQFAAAKGYGRAWFLTYCSRDQPANLSPAEAAAKLQLFRHYGEELGRLMGAAAGLNADEWAWWGLKSYARYQQPGSNDPPRPDPA
- a CDS encoding glycosyltransferase — translated: MIAEEWAIKAGAAGLELRCHHPRPVRALLTEIELHWADGQQQRIERPSNQRGSALIGPLAASRGQPERIEARLDLDREMDGLRRLAPSGEGLKAWLASLRSRPRRWRGLVLAAGCGDPSFTVAPAYDDSFLPLLLRLALLEPVEDPALGVLMAFSRKGRRLHSWLQLLGDASGDDLALLRLPELDGLGRQERLLALSQLAGRAPGAMGFAAASSIEPVPLLQYWQGEPVPGDIEAMLGAWLALLPELQPLRLDAEGGLKWTSEIGDSKDPERFQRCWHPAMQSDFLRVLSVATRGGIYLDCDTPTPTEDNAVARWRALAQHCWSDRTLALCVNAVRRPGDCRHYVVNCCLWAPPGHPFMQRWLAAYRQTLDGLASELVGTPGGIHRLGPELVSQLVDELLANPETLLKPLDWQGLRLPQLEWSGWKLLLLDTGAYRELFGVPFSCHASYQSCNDPRDWKLGVRP